TCATTGCCGTGCTCGACACGGCAACCTCTTGTATTGAGGGGGTAGTACAAACCCTCAAAACGGCGAAGTCAAGGCTTTAAGCGTTAGCGTGCCTTGACTCGACGTATTGTAATTAAATAGATTTTCGGGTCGTGCCCGAAAATGACAGTTTTTAAACTTATTGGTCATCCCCAACCTTGTTGAATGTCTTTTTTAGAATTCTGAACTTTCAGAAACGAAACATGCAATACCTTCAGTAATGTAAAGTTTTCTGAGTTTTTCTACTGTTGCAATAAGTTTTTCAGCTTCGTTTTCATCACAGAAGATTATGTACATAATGTTAAGCTGCGGCCATACTGAATCTCCAAGGTGAGGATTTGAACAGCCTGCTCCCATTACCGGGTTTATTTTGGTAAATTTTTTTCCGATGCCTGCAGTAATAAATTCCTGGGTAAAATCTTCTTCAAGAGCCTGCGAACAGATTATTTCAACCCTGCAGCATTTTTTTCCGTCCATAATCATTTACCTCCGTTTATTCTGTCATAGGCTTCAATCTTCTTCTGATCCATAAGTGCTTTTTTAGCAGCCCGTTTCTGAGCTTTTTTGATTCTGCGTGAATTTACGATATAGTAAATTGTCGGCATAAGGAAAAGTGTCATGATTGAACCGAATGTCATTCCTCCAAATACAGTAAGGGAAATAGGCTGCATTGAAGCAGAACCTTCTCCCGGGAAGAATGCCATAGGCATAAGGGATATTACTGTTGTAAGAGTAGACATGAGAATAGGTCTGAGTCGGTTTTTGGCTGCCTCAACACAGGCTTCCATAAGTTCATAACCTCTTTTTCTGAGAAGGTTTGTGTAATCAACAAGAACAATACCGTTATTTACGATAGTTCCGATCAGAACAAGTACACCCATGATTGTAATTACGTTAAGCTGTGTACCTGTAAGGGCGTAGATTGCAATTACACCGATGAATGACAGAGGAATTGTAAGAATAACGATGAACGGATCGACCAGTGATTCAAACTGTGATGCCATGACTACGAATACAAGAATTGCTGCCATGAGCATGATTGCACCGAAGGCAGAAACAGCTTCAACTGTATCTTCGAATGCACCGCTGAAAGAAATGAGTACAGAATCATCTTTCGGAATATTGTCATTGATAAGTTTAGATATGTTTGACTGTACTACATCAAGAGACAAACCGAACTTTGGGTTTGCTGTAATCGTTACTTTTCTTGACTGGTTTTCGCGGAAAAT
Above is a window of Treponema rectale DNA encoding:
- a CDS encoding PG0541 family transporter-associated protein encodes the protein MDGKKCCRVEIICSQALEEDFTQEFITAGIGKKFTKINPVMGAGCSNPHLGDSVWPQLNIMYIIFCDENEAEKLIATVEKLRKLYITEGIACFVSESSEF